In bacterium, the genomic stretch CCCCTCTGACCATACGGCGGGACCTTGACATTCTCGGGTCTGAAAAGGCAATAGTAAGGACATATGGAGGCTGCATTTCTGCCGGCATGACAGCGATCGAGAATGATTATTATAAAAAAGTCGCGAAGAATTATGAATTGAAACAGGCGATAGGCAAAGCCGCCGCCAGAATCGTTTCTCCGGGTGATGTCATACTCATCAACGACGGTTCGACGACCTATCATCTCGCATCCCATCTTGGCGGTTTGGAAAACTTGACCGTTTTCACCAACTCCATACAGATGATCTCCGCTCTTGCGAGATACAAAAACATCAATCTCTATGTTCTGGGGGGCAAATATATCAGTGGCCTCAATCATCTTTCGGGAAGCCTGACAGAACAGATTCTTGAAAAAATGAGCTTCGACAGCGTATATATGGGAGTGGATGCGATAGACCCCGGGGGCGGATGTTTTTCAAATACTGCTGAAGACGCGAGGCTTGCCCAGATAATGTTCAGG encodes the following:
- a CDS encoding DeoR/GlpR family DNA-binding transcription regulator, which translates into the protein MNPKDRQGKIISYLQAMQREFTVEELSEKLHVSPLTIRRDLDILGSEKAIVRTYGGCISAGMTAIENDYYKKVAKNYELKQAIGKAAARIVSPGDVILINDGSTTYHLASHLGGLENLTVFTNSIQMISALARYKNINLYVLGGKYISGLNHLSGSLTEQILEKMSFDSVYMGVDAIDPGGGCFSNTAEDARLAQIMFRTGRKKILLADRTKFGVASFFQFAALEDFDLLITNRVENKGLIKELKKMITIQEVML